The Sulfurimonas sp. genome includes the window GATGAAGAGATAAATGTAGAGGATATAGTAGATACAGAAACAGAGCTACACTTAAGAGATGAAACCAGCCCACTAAACTCTAAAAAGATATATGGAAAAATCATTGAAGCTAAAGAGAATGGAAGTGTAGCAAGAAAAAAGCTTTACCAAATAAAAATAGTATCCCCTCTACACTATCTTTCACTTAACCAAAGATATGAAGTTTATCAAGTGGAATGTCCCCTATAAAGTAGACAAGAATTTAATCCGTTAATTAAGTCTAAAATTCACATAGGATTAGGCAAAAGCTTGAAGTATTTTACTTTAATTTAAAAATTCTTAAAACACTGTCGTGGAGGTAATTGTAGGTGGTACTCGATACTGGGTTTGAACCAGTGACTTCTTCCATGTCATGGAAGCACTCTACCACTGAGTTAATCGAGCATAATTTTTTTACTAACTAAAAACATAAGTTTAGCAAAAAATTCTTAAATTATTTTTTATACACTTATAGTTAATATTTATATTTAATTTATGTTTATTGAGTGTATAATTCTACAAACAAAAATATGCCAGAAGGTTAGTTATGAATTTAGCTGAGTTACAAGATATAGGATTAAAAAATATTGGTAAGGTTTATCATAATTTAGGTTATGATGAGTTAATTCAACATGAGCTTGACAATGGTGAAGTTCAGCAAACTAAAAAAGGTGCGACTGCTGTTGACACAGGTATCTTTACAGGGCGCAGTCCAAAAGATAAATATTTTGTTGATCGTGACCCATCAAACAAAAATATAGCTTGGGGTTCTGTAAACAAAAAAATTTCTGCTGAAATTTTTGCAGATCTTTTAGGAGTTGCACAAGAGCAATTATCAAATAAAGACTTATATGTAACAGATGCTTTTTGTGGTTCAAGTATAGCTTCAAAAAGATCAGTTCGTTTTGTATCTGAAATAGCTTGGCAATCTCACTTTGTAAAAAATATGTTTATTCGTCCAACTGAACCAGAGTTAGAAGTTTTTAAATCAGACTTTGTTGTTCTAAACGCTTGTAAAGCTGTAAATGATAAATGGAAAGAACACGGGATGAATTCAGAAGTATTTATACTTTTTGATATTGAAAATAATATTGCAATAATTGGTGGTACTTGGTATGGTGGTGAGATGAAAAAAGGAATTTTTTCAATGATGAATTACTGGTTACCATTAGAGGGTAAACTTGCTATGCACTGTTCTGCAAATGTTGGAGTAAATGGTGATACTGCACTTTTCTTTGGACTTAGCGGAACAGGTAAAACTACACTTTCTACTGACCCACATAGGAAACTAATAGGTGATGATGAACATGGTTGGGATAATCACGGTGTCTTTAACTTTGAAGGTGGATGTTACGCAAAAACTATTAATTTAGATGGAAAAAGTGAACCTGAAATTTATAATGCTATTAGAAAGAATGCACTTCTTGAAAATGTTGTAATGTATGGAGAAGGTGAAGTTGATTATGAGGATGGAAGCAAAACGGAAAATACTCGTGTTTCTTATCCAATCGAACATATTGAGAACCATGAACCAACCTTGAGTGCTGGACATCCTAAAAATATTATCTTTTTGACAGCAGATGCTTTTGGTGTTCTTCCTCCTGTGTCTAAACTAACAAAAGAGCAAGCAATGTACTACTATTTAAGTGGATATACTGCTAAAGTAGCTGGAACGGAGCGTGGAATTACAGAACCTGTAGCAACTTTTAGTGCTTGTTTTGGTGAAGCTTTTTTGCCACTTCATCCAACTGTATATGCTAAACTTTTAGGTGAAAAAATAGATGGACATGATGTTCATGTTTATCTAGTGAACACAGGATGGACTGGTGGAGGTTATGGCGTTGGTAAAAGAATGAGTATTAAAAATACTCGTGCGTGTATAACTGCTATTTTAGATGGAAGTATTGCTAAAAGTGAATTTGATGTTATTGAAACATTTAGACTGAAAATTCCGAAAACTTTAGGTGAAATAAATCCTGAAATCTTGAACCCTCGTAATGCTTGGGAAGATAAAGAGTTATTTGATAAAACTAAAGATAATTTAGCTGAAATGTTTATAGAGAATTATAAAAAATATCAAACAGAAGAACATATGGACTTCTCACCATATGGGCCAATACTAGGAAGCTAAAAGATCTTGTGCAGAAGTTGAAAACGCAGATAGAAGCCTAAGCTTGTTTCAGCATCTACACAATCTACTTTTTCTTTTTAGTAGCCTTTTCCATATAGAGCCATAACGCACCACCAAAAACTACCAATATAATAGGTGCAATCCATGGTTTATCACTTATGGTCTCTGCAAATTTAACTAATAAACTTCCAGAGTAATAACTTCCAAGTCCAAATACTAATGCCCAAACAGCAGAACTAGCAACATTTAAAATAGCAAACTTTTTAAAATCATATTTTGTAAGACCGATGGCTATAGGTATAAGAGTTTTT containing:
- the pckA gene encoding phosphoenolpyruvate carboxykinase (ATP), which codes for MNLAELQDIGLKNIGKVYHNLGYDELIQHELDNGEVQQTKKGATAVDTGIFTGRSPKDKYFVDRDPSNKNIAWGSVNKKISAEIFADLLGVAQEQLSNKDLYVTDAFCGSSIASKRSVRFVSEIAWQSHFVKNMFIRPTEPELEVFKSDFVVLNACKAVNDKWKEHGMNSEVFILFDIENNIAIIGGTWYGGEMKKGIFSMMNYWLPLEGKLAMHCSANVGVNGDTALFFGLSGTGKTTLSTDPHRKLIGDDEHGWDNHGVFNFEGGCYAKTINLDGKSEPEIYNAIRKNALLENVVMYGEGEVDYEDGSKTENTRVSYPIEHIENHEPTLSAGHPKNIIFLTADAFGVLPPVSKLTKEQAMYYYLSGYTAKVAGTERGITEPVATFSACFGEAFLPLHPTVYAKLLGEKIDGHDVHVYLVNTGWTGGGYGVGKRMSIKNTRACITAILDGSIAKSEFDVIETFRLKIPKTLGEINPEILNPRNAWEDKELFDKTKDNLAEMFIENYKKYQTEEHMDFSPYGPILGS